A stretch of DNA from Candidatus Sysuiplasma acidicola:
GCGCAGTTCCTCCACTTTCCACGCCCTCTGTAAGCCATTTCAATTACGGGTGCACCGCACGAAGGGCACGATTCGCCGGTCGGTGTTACTGTGCCGGATTGAGGGAGTGGGTAAGTCGTGTTACACTCAGGGTAGCCCGTGCAGCCGATGAATCTTTTTCCTCTCTGCGACCTTATCACGTGAAGCTCCCTGCCGCACTTGGGGCACTTCCCTATGCGGCCAGTCATCCGGTTTGATTCGCATCCGGGGTCGAGGCATACATCTACAGGCCTGTTGCCCTTCGTGATAAGCTTGATCATTGGAAGGCCGCACACGCTACACTCACTCTCCGCAGGTTTTATAAGATAGCCTGAAGGAAGGGGGAATGTCACGGTGCATTCTGGATAGTTGGAACAACCGGCAAAACGGCTCACACCCCTTTCGATAATCCTCAGATCCCCTTCACACGATTTGCACTTACCCAGTCTCTTCTGTTCGAGTATCGCACCCTTTATCATTTCTCCTATTTCCTTGCTATTGGCATCTATCTCCTCGACGACAGTACTGAGCATTTGCCTCGACTCTGAGACCACTTCGTCAAGAGTTATCTTTCCTTCGGCGATTCTGTCCATATCCTCCTCAAGGCGCGCCGTCATTTTGCTCTCGCAAATTTCAGGTGCCCTCTTTTCAAGCGCAATAGAGACTGAAGTTCCGATCGGCGTAGGTTTAATGATATCTCCCTGCACATATTTACGGTCATAGAGTTTCTGAATAATCTCATGCCTGGTACTCTTTGTTCCAAGCGCGAGTTTCTCCATTTCCCTGATCAGGTTGCCCTGCGAGTATCTGGCAGGAGGTTTAGTTTTGTCTTCGCGGAGAGTTAATTCCCTGACATCGATCTTCTTGCCAACTTCAAGTTCGGGCAAATCAGACTCGTAGAATCTGTAATACGGATAATAATGGCGCCATCCTTCTTCAATAAGCTTCTTTCCGTCTGCGAGAAACGTCTCTTTGCCTATTCTGATTTTTGCATGAATATTCTGTACAACAGACCTGGGGGCCACTGTTGCCATGAACCGCCTTGCAACAAGCTCATAGATGCCCCATTCAAGCTTCGAAAGGTGCTTTCGTGACGCACCCTCAACCGGGTAAATAGGCGGATGATCGGTCGTTTCCACTCTTCCCCTCGTTGGAACAATCCTTTCCTGTTCCAGAAGTTTTCTTGCATCAGGCGCAAATTCAGTGTCGGCCAGCTTTTCCAGAATGCCTTTCAGATACAGAGATCGCGGATAGACAGTATTGTCTGTCCTGGGATATGAAATCAGCCCGCCAGAATAGAGTCTTTCTGCTATTTCCATGGCCTCGGAACCGGAATACCCCAGCCTCGTAGCGTCGACGATAAAAAGGGTTGTTGAGAAAGGAACTGGACCATACTCCTCCTTCCTTTCGGAGACGAACTCCTCAACGGTGCCAGTTTTTTCTGATGAGAGACCTGACAGAATTAATCTTGCCTTTTCCCTGTCCCAGAAAGGGTTGGACTCGTGGGAGGCTTGAAAGTTCATTCCGCTGAAGCAGGAAGCAAGCATATCAAAGAATGGTTTTGGCACAAATTTTTCAATTTCCATCTCCCTCCGGACAATCAGTGCCAGCGTGGGACTCTGCACCCTGCCCACCGATAGAAAGTTCTTGCCTACCTGGTTTGCTGCCATGGAAATCATTCTTGTCAGCGTGGCGCCCCATGCGAGGTCTACCAACTGCCTGCATTCGGCCGACTTCGCCAGCTTGATGTCAATATCGTGAAGTTCTTCGAACGCCTTGATCACATCGCCCCTCCCAAGGCTGCTGAATCTTGCCCTGCGCACTTTCAGCTTTAATGCAGAGCCGTCATCCCGCCCATTGTTCCTAGACACGCCCTCAGCAACCAGATCTATTGCCTCAATACCTATGAGCTCACCCTCTCTATCAAAATCAGTCGCTACAACAATCCAGTCGGCTTTTGCCGCTTCCTCGATGACCGTGCTGACCATCTTGCTGTAAAGCACTCTCTTGTATGGAGTAGCATATATCAGCTTCCTCGGATCGGTGTTACGCCAGTCATTGAGCTCTGGAGGATAGTCAAGCTCCACGATATGCCCGCGGAGTCCGATTATTGTGAATTCATCTCCCTTCGCAGAAAAACGGTAAACAGGCATGTTGGACGCTCTCTCGCGCTTGAATTTTCCGTCAGACAGCACAATGGCAAGACGCAGGGCTACGCTATTCTTTTCGCTTATGACCAGGTTCTTCATCGTTAGTGCGCTTAAAAAAGGGGTAACTACTTAAAACTGTGTCATTGCAAATTCGAATATGAGTGGTACAATTGGTTATAAGACAAATGTGAAAATGAAAAGGATTTGTTGCTTAAATTGGTTAAGCGAATCACGCTAACCTGCTTTCGGCCCTCACATGACTATTGTTGAAACAAGAGACTGATCGCCCGAGTCCTGAACAACGCCATTTGCAAGCTCGAATCTCACTCTCATCTTTCCGTCTTCGAAAGACATATAGGCGTTCTTCAACTGTGACTGGTAAACGCTTATTCTCTTTCCTTCCCTTGTCAGTTTTCTCTCGATACAGGAAATGAGGCCCATATCTTCTAGAAGCCTTATCTTTCTGTAGCAGGCTGCAATAGGTATTCCGAAAAGTTCCGAAAGGTCTATTGCTGTTCGCGGTTTCCGCATTGTTCCAACGAGTATTTTTACGGCGTACTCATCCGTCATTAGTTGCATCGCTTCAAACGGTTGCATTTTACCCTCGCCTTTGAGGAAGCAGGCAAATAAGCCATATATAAACAGTTACTAGTCAGTATCACAGTTGATTTTGCGTGATGTGGAAGAATTCGTGATGAAATAGAAACGGCCAGCATGGACAATACAAGGCTAAAATAATCGAAACGCTTTGAACTGACATTGAGAATCAGACAATACCTGTGTCCGGACTGTGGATCCAGGAATACCGCAGTATCGAGAGACCAAGGCAAAGTGGAATACACATGCCGTGACTGCCGTCTCTCCATAACCAGGAGATCCGTCAGAAAGTGTCCAACATGTGGATCCGCCGAACTGTATTATGAGGCCGGGCTCATAACTGGACAGAAATACCACTGCAAACGATGTGATTACATCGGCCCTCTTGTCTACGAAGAAGATGTTGAAGAGAGAAACAGGAAATGATCAGGCGAACATTGGTCCCACTTCACCGGACACCTGCTTGTTCTCTTCCTCACCGAGCACCTTCAAAATGCTCTTTTCAAAGTCTGCAGGTAAAACGGTATCCCTGTTGTCCCTTATCGCGAACATACCTGCTTCTGTGCACATCGCATGAATGTCGGCACCAGTGGCGCCATCGGCCTTCAGAGCAAGCTCGTCAAAATCGATTGCACCATCTATGTTCATTTTGTTTGCGTGTATTCTGAATATCTCCGCTCTTGCCTCTGCATTTGGTGGAGGGACCTTTATGATCCTGTCAAACCTGCCAGGTCTCAGAAGTGCGTCATCCAGGATGTCCGGTCGGTTTGATGCCGCGATAATCTTTACATTTCCGAGAGGATTAAAACCGTCGAGCTCTGCGAGAAGCTGCATAAGCGTTCTCTGAACCTCCCTGTCGCCTGACGTCGCAGCATCGAGTCTCTTCGCACCGACGGAGTCGAGTTCGTCTATGAATACAATACTCGGCGCCTTCTGTTTCGCAAGTTCAAACAATTCGCGGACGAGTCTCGCGCCTTCGCCAATGTATTTCTGCACAAGTTCAGACCCTACAAGTCTTATGAAAGCGGCATTAGTATTTCGCGCGACTGCTTTTGCGATGAGTGTTTTTCCGGTCCCAGGAGGGCCAACGAGGAGGACTCCTTTGGGCGGCTCTATGCCCACCTTTTTATATAGTTCCGGACGGAGAAGAGGATCTTCTACAGCTTCTCTGACTTCAATAAGCTGCTTTTCCAGTCCGCCGATATCCTTGTAACTGGCATCAGGCTTCTCAATGACTTCAGCACCCGTCACAATCGGATCCAGTGACGAAGGCAGCGTCCCCATAACCGCCAGCGTCTGTTTATTCAATGAAACCCTGGCACCAACTTCAAGCTTGGAAACCTCGACATTTTCTGCAAGGTTCACCACGAAATCCGGTCCCGTCGAACTCTTGACCACGACCCTGCCGTCCGCAAGCACATCGCGGATATTGCCGATGATCAGTGGCGGGGCCTTGAGTCTGTCGAGTTCGTTCTTCAGACGCCTGAGCTCTCTCTGCATCCTTTCTAGTTCGCTCTGGACGTACCGTTTTTCGCCTTCGACGCGTCTCGCCTGTTCCATCAGCTGACTGTTTCTCTCCTCAAGAAGGAGAAGTCTCCGGTAAATCTCATCTTCAGTATCGATCTTTGCGCTTTCAGACAAAACCACTACACCTCATCGCATCCCAGAATTTCAGTAACATATTGGAGTTCGGCGATTAAAAACTTTGTGATTTAAAATACACGAAGCTGCATCCTGGGTTACCGCATGTTCCCGCACACGTATTCATAGATTGAGACAACCCTATCGTCTTCTATTGATGGTTCAAACGCTTACTGACCTTTGCGAAGTGGCACTCATTGCAGTCAGTAATCTGGTTGCGATACGCCGGATGCCATCTGCAGTGTATTGTGGCAGCAAGTTCTGCCGATTTTTCCGCATGCCTACGTTTAAATAATCTGCGTGTTCTGGTCGAGGCACCCAGACGGCATGTTGCTTTTCCAAAGTCTTAAGCTTTTCAATGAAATTTTCTATGAAAAGTCGACAGTGTGGCGAAGCCTCTATTCAATTGAAATAAGCTCACCCTGCGATAATTATGCAGGGTTAAGCAGATGCAACTTAGGCAATGGACTCAGCCACCAAGAACTCTTATGAAGAGTGTGTGAGTGAATCAACAAGATGGCAGGCACTTTTCGTGCCGTATTCTCGATAGGAGGCGCAATAATCGGACTCCCAATCGTCTTCATGCTGGTAACTATTTATGTCTTAGTTAGACTGATTGGCATCAACTCGCAGGTAATATCACCAGTTCCAATTTTCCCACATGCAACAGAAAACAATCCAAATCGACACTCTATGACCTAAAGTGTCAGAAATTCAGGAGCAAAGCTAAAAGGCAAAAGGGTTCATTTGCCCCCGAGATACGATGAAGAAAGCGGCAAAGAAAGATTTCATATCGATTATTGATGCGACAAGATCACTGCCATCACTCCTGAACAGCGCGGCGCGGCTTAAAAAGGAGCTGAAACAAGGGAAAGGGCATCTGAATATCAGACCACTTAAGCATAAACAGATTGCAATGATTTTTGAGAAGTCGTCTACGAGAACCAGGGTTTCATTTGAAGTGGCGATACATCATCTCGGAGCCGATGCACTGTACCTGAATCCCGGCGATCTGCAGCTTGGAAGAGGCGAGACGCTGTCTGATACGGGCAGGGTACTGAGCAAATATGTGAACGGAATAGTTTACAGGGCATACGATAACAGAATGATGAAGGAGCTCGCTTCAGTGTCGTCCATTCCAGTGATAAATGCACTCGATGATGTGGAACACCCATGCCAGGCTCTGGCTGATCTCCTGACCATAAAGGAAATATTCGGCAAACTCAGGGGTCTGAGGCTTACATACGTCGGAGACGGTAACAATGTATGCAATTCACTCATGCTTGCCTCTGCTTTGACTGGAATGCATTTTGCCGCTGCCACACCGAAGGGGCGGGAGCCGCCGCACCGCCTTTCAGAGTATGCAGCATCAATTGCAACAGGCACTGGTTCAAGAATCGAGATCGTCAACGATCCAAAGGCGGCCGCTAACAAGGCCAACATACTTTATACCGATGTGTGGGTATCCATGGGTCAGGAAGCACAAAAGGAGGAAAGGGAGAAGTTATTCGTGCCGTATCAACTCAACAAACAGCTGCTCGGGTTGGCCGACAGAAAGGCAATAGTCATGCACTGTCTTCCTGCCCACCGGGGACTCGAAATAACAGATGATGTGATAGACGGAGACCAGAGCGTTGTGTTTGAACAGGCTGAGAACAGACTCCATACAGAAAAAGCTGTACTACTCTGGCAAATCGGTCATTGAGACGTTTCCTTCACGTTGCGTGATCTGACCGCGGACAAGTCCGTCAAGGCTTGATAGGAATTCATACTCCTTGCCGGTATCAATGGTCGCACCGGCCGCAATGCTGTGACCGCCCCCTACACCACCGACAGATTCTGCGGCCCTCCTTATTGCCTCCGACAGATTGAGACCCTGTTGAACCATCTCACTGCTTCCCCTGCACGAGACTTTCACCTTCCCTTCCGAGAAGGCAAATCCCACAATCACCTTACCTGGCACTGCCTCCTTTGACTTCAGCAATATGCCTGCAATCGTTCCCACGATTGTGTCAGGGACTCGATCCTGCATGTGGAAATACTGAATAGAAGAAAGCTGAGTTAGCCCGTCCTGTTTTGCCATTCGGATTGCACTCGAAACATTCTTCCTGTGCCCCTCGAGCAGCGCGAGAGCATTATCCAGTATGGTTCCTCTCTCTCCGAGGCAGAGTCTCATCCCAGTTTCGTATTTAGCATACCTGCCACATGAATTCAGAAGCGTTGCGAATTCC
This window harbors:
- a CDS encoding DNA topoisomerase I, which translates into the protein MKNLVISEKNSVALRLAIVLSDGKFKRERASNMPVYRFSAKGDEFTIIGLRGHIVELDYPPELNDWRNTDPRKLIYATPYKRVLYSKMVSTVIEEAAKADWIVVATDFDREGELIGIEAIDLVAEGVSRNNGRDDGSALKLKVRRARFSSLGRGDVIKAFEELHDIDIKLAKSAECRQLVDLAWGATLTRMISMAANQVGKNFLSVGRVQSPTLALIVRREMEIEKFVPKPFFDMLASCFSGMNFQASHESNPFWDREKARLILSGLSSEKTGTVEEFVSERKEEYGPVPFSTTLFIVDATRLGYSGSEAMEIAERLYSGGLISYPRTDNTVYPRSLYLKGILEKLADTEFAPDARKLLEQERIVPTRGRVETTDHPPIYPVEGASRKHLSKLEWGIYELVARRFMATVAPRSVVQNIHAKIRIGKETFLADGKKLIEEGWRHYYPYYRFYESDLPELEVGKKIDVRELTLREDKTKPPARYSQGNLIREMEKLALGTKSTRHEIIQKLYDRKYVQGDIIKPTPIGTSVSIALEKRAPEICESKMTARLEEDMDRIAEGKITLDEVVSESRQMLSTVVEEIDANSKEIGEMIKGAILEQKRLGKCKSCEGDLRIIERGVSRFAGCSNYPECTVTFPLPSGYLIKPAESECSVCGLPMIKLITKGNRPVDVCLDPGCESNRMTGRIGKCPKCGRELHVIRSQRGKRFIGCTGYPECNTTYPLPQSGTVTPTGESCPSCGAPVIEMAYRGRGKWRNCANMNCPSKSKKEK
- a CDS encoding proteasome-activating nucleotidase, with the translated sequence MSESAKIDTEDEIYRRLLLLEERNSQLMEQARRVEGEKRYVQSELERMQRELRRLKNELDRLKAPPLIIGNIRDVLADGRVVVKSSTGPDFVVNLAENVEVSKLEVGARVSLNKQTLAVMGTLPSSLDPIVTGAEVIEKPDASYKDIGGLEKQLIEVREAVEDPLLRPELYKKVGIEPPKGVLLVGPPGTGKTLIAKAVARNTNAAFIRLVGSELVQKYIGEGARLVRELFELAKQKAPSIVFIDELDSVGAKRLDAATSGDREVQRTLMQLLAELDGFNPLGNVKIIAASNRPDILDDALLRPGRFDRIIKVPPPNAEARAEIFRIHANKMNIDGAIDFDELALKADGATGADIHAMCTEAGMFAIRDNRDTVLPADFEKSILKVLGEEENKQVSGEVGPMFA
- the argF gene encoding ornithine carbamoyltransferase; the protein is MKKAAKKDFISIIDATRSLPSLLNSAARLKKELKQGKGHLNIRPLKHKQIAMIFEKSSTRTRVSFEVAIHHLGADALYLNPGDLQLGRGETLSDTGRVLSKYVNGIVYRAYDNRMMKELASVSSIPVINALDDVEHPCQALADLLTIKEIFGKLRGLRLTYVGDGNNVCNSLMLASALTGMHFAAATPKGREPPHRLSEYAASIATGTGSRIEIVNDPKAAANKANILYTDVWVSMGQEAQKEEREKLFVPYQLNKQLLGLADRKAIVMHCLPAHRGLEITDDVIDGDQSVVFEQAENRLHTEKAVLLWQIGH
- a CDS encoding winged helix-turn-helix domain-containing protein; this encodes MTDEYAVKILVGTMRKPRTAIDLSELFGIPIAACYRKIRLLEDMGLISCIERKLTREGKRISVYQSQLKNAYMSFEDGKMRVRFELANGVVQDSGDQSLVSTIVM